One genomic window of Onychostoma macrolepis isolate SWU-2019 chromosome 25, ASM1243209v1, whole genome shotgun sequence includes the following:
- the cnot1 gene encoding CCR4-NOT transcription complex subunit 1 isoform X1, with protein sequence MNLDSLSLALSQISYLVDNLTKKNYRASQQEIQHIVNRHGPEADRHLLRCLFSHVDFSGDGKSSGKDFHQTQFLIQECVSLITKPNFISTLCYAIDNPLHYQKSLKPSPHLFTQLSKVLKLSKVQEVIFGLALLNSSNADLRGFAAQFVKQKLPDLLRSYVDADLGGNQEGGFQDIAIEVLHLLLSHLLFGQKGSSGVGQEQIDAFLKTLCRDFPQERCPVVLAPLLYPDKRDILMDRILPDSGELNKTMMESSLADFMQEVGYGFCASLEECRNIILQYGVREVTASQVARVLGMMARTHSGLSDGIGLQSISNPVGGGIWSDGKDKSDGSQAHTWNVEVLIDVVKEVNPNLNFKEVTYELDHPGFLIRDSKGLQIVVFGIQRGLGMEVFPVDLIYRPWKHAEGQLSFIQHSLMSPEVFCFADYPCHTVAIDILKAPPEDDNREIATWKSLDLVESLLRLSEVGHYEQVKQLFSFPIKHCPDMLVLALLQISTSWHTLRHELISTLMPIFLGNHPNSAIILHYAWHGQGQSPSIRQLIMHSMAEWYMRGEQYDQAKLSRILDVAQDLKSLSMLLNGTPFAFVIDLAALASRREYLKLDKWLTDKIREHGEPFIQACVTFLKRRCPSIMGGLAPEKDQPKSAQLPPETLATMLACLQSCAGSVSQELSETILTMVANCSNVMNKARQPPPGVLPKGRAPSTSSLDAISPVQMDPLSAMGSLSLGVSSTSHTPSMQGFPNLQGSAFSNPQSPAKAFSNLPNPNPSTAFPINPLSSQLQGPLSTSLTGIGSGLGMPAVSSDPFGTRKMSTPGLNPPTFQQTDLSQVWPEANQHFSKEIDDEANSYFQRIYNHPPHPTMSVDEVLEMLQRFKDSNIKREREVFNCMLRNLFEEYRFFPQYPDKELHITACLFGGIIEKGLVTYMALGLALRYVLEALRKPFGSKMYYFGIAALDRFKNRLKDYPQYCQHLASIAHFLQFPHHLQEYIEYGQQSRDPPVKMQGSITTPGSLALAQAQAQSQTPKAPQPGQASTLVTTATTTTTAAKTTTITRPTAVGPKKDVPPSINTTNIDTLLVATDQTERIVEPPENVQEKIAFIFNNLSQSNMSQKVEELKETVKEEFMPWVSQYLVMKRVSIEPNFHSLYSNFLDTLKNPEFVKMVLNETYRNIKVLLTSDKAAANFSDRSLLKNLGHWLGMITLAKNKPILYTDLELKSLLLEAYVKGQQELLYVVPFVAKVLESSLRSVIFRPQNPWTMGIMNVLAELHQEHDLKLNLKFEIEVLCKNLSLDISELKPGNLLRDKEKLKNLEEQLSAPKKETKPPEEMLPIVTTDSVPFTAAPSTPATTTTCTATGPPTPQFSYHDINVYALAGLAPHINININIPLLQAHPQLKQCVRPAIERAVQELVHPVVDRSIKIAMTTCEQIVRKDFALDSEESHMRVAAHHMMRNLTAGMAMITCREPLLMSIATNLKNSFAAALRAPTPQQREMMEEAAARVAQDNCELACCFIQKTAVEKAGPEMDKRLATEFELRKHARQEGRRYCDPMVLTYQAERMPEQIRLKVGGVDPKQLAVYEEFARNVPGFLPSNDLSQPTGFLAQPMKQQAWPTDDVAHIYDKCISDLEQHLHAIPPALAMNPQTQAIRSLLEAVVMARNSRDGIAALGLLQKAVEGLLDATSGADPDLLLSYRECHLLVLKALQDGRAYGPQWCNKQITRCLIECRDEYKYNVEAVELLIRNHLVNMQQYDLHLAQSMENGLNYMAVAFAMQLVKLLLVDERSVSHITEADLFHTIETLMRTNAHSRANAPEGLPQLMDVVRSNYEAMIDRHHGGPNFMMHSGISQASEYDDPPGLREKAEYLLREWVNLYHSAAAGRDSTKAFSAFVGQMHQQGILKTDDLITRFFRLCTEMCVEISYRAQAEQQHPTTSPAIIRAKCYHNLDAFVRLIALLVKHSGEATNTVTKINLLNKVLGIVVGVLIQDHDVRQTEFQQLPYHRIFIMLLLELNAPEHVLETINFQTLTAFCNTFHILRPTKAPGFVYAWLELISHRIFIARMLAHTPQQKGWPMYAQLLIDLFKYLAPFLRNVELNKPMQILYKGTLRVLLVLLHDFPEFLCDYHYGFCDVIPPNCIQLRNLILSAFPRNMRLPDPFTPNLKVDMLSEINIAPRILTNFTGVMPSQFKKDLDSYLKTRSPVTFLSELRSNLQVSNEPGNRYNIQLINALVLYVGTQAIAHIHNKGSTPSMSTITHSAHMDIFQNLAVDLDTEGRYLFLNAIANQLRYPNSHTHYFSCTMLYLFAEANAEAIQEQITRVLLERLIVNRPHPWGLLITFIELIKNPAFKFWSHDFVHCAPEIEKLFQSVAQCCMGQKQAQQVMEGTGAS encoded by the exons ATGAATCTTGACTCGCTCTCGCTGGCTTTGTCTCAAATCAGCTACCTGGTGGACAATTTAACTAAGAAAAACTACAGAGCCAGCCAGCAGGAAATACAACAT ATTGTGAATCGTCACGGCCCTGAGGCAGACCGGCATTTATTACGCTGTCTCTTTTCCCATGTGGATTTCAGTGGCGATGGTAAAAGCAGTGGCAAAGATTTCCACCAG ACACAATTTCTGATCCAGGAGTGTGTGTCTCTTATTACGAAACCAAATTTTATTTCAACGCTTTGCTACGCCATTGACAATCCCCTGCACTATCAAAAG AGTTTGAAACCATCACCTCACTTATTTACTCAGCTGAGTAAGGTTCTCAAGCTAAGCAAGGTTCAGGAG GTGATTTTTGGCCTTGCTCTGCTGAACTCTAGTAACGCAGACCTCCGAGGGTTTG CTGCTCAATTTGTGAAGCAGAAGCTCCCTGACCTCCTCCGCTCGTACGTGGACGCAGACCTCGGAGGGAATCAGGAAGGTGGCTTCCAGGATATTGCCATAGAGGTTCTGCATCTGCTCCTCTCCCATCTTCTGTTCGGTCAGAAGGGCTCGAGCGGAGTCGGACAAGAGCAGATTGACGCGTTCCTCAAAACACTGTGCAGAG ATTTCCCGCAGGAGCGCTGTCCTGTGGTGCTTGCACCACTGCTGTACCCTGACAAACGGGACATTCTCATGGACAGGATCCTGCCAGACTCTGGAGAATTAAACAAGACCATGATGGAGAGTTCACTTGCTGACTTCATGCAAGAAGTTGGCTATGGCTTTTGTGCGAG TCTTGAAGAGTGCAGGAACATAATCCTGCAGTATGGGGTGCGAGAGGTGACAGCCAGTCAGGTGGCCAGAGTGCTGGGCATGATGGCCCGCACTCACTCTGGGCTGTCTGATGGCATCGGCCTACAG TCCATCTCAAATCCAGTGGGCGGTGGGATCTGGAGTGATGGGAAGGACAAGAGTGACGGCTCTCAGGCCCACACCTGGAATGTTGAAGTTCTAATTGATGTGGTCAAAGAAGTG AACCCCAATCTGAATTTCAAAGAGGTGACCTATGAGCTGGATCACCCAGGCTTCCTGATCCGGGACAGTAAGGGGCTTCAGATAGTGGTCTTTGGTATCCAGAGGGGTCTGGGAATGGAGGTCTTCCCAGTGGATctcatctacagaccatggAAGCATGCAGAAGGACAG CTGTCATTCATTCAGCACTCGCTGATGAGTCCAGAAGTCTTCTGCTTTGCTGACTACCCCTGTCATACTGTTGCCATTGACATCCTGAAGGCCCCACCTGAGGATGACAACAGAGAAATAGCCACATG GAAGAGCTTGGACCTAGTGGAGAGCCTCTTGCGCCTCTCTGAAGTCGGGCATTATGAACAGGTGAAGCAGCTCTTCAGCTTCCCCATCAAGCACTGCCCGGACATGCTAGTGCTGGCGCTTCTGCAGATCAGCACCTCCTGGCACACCCTGCGTCATGAGCTCATCTCCACCCTCATGCCCATCTTCCTGGGCAACCACCCCAACTCTGCCATCATCTTGCACTATGCCTGGCATGGACAG GGCCAGTCCCCCTCCATCCGCCAGCTGATCATGCACTCTATGGCTGAGTGGTACATGAGAGGAGAGCAATACGACCAGGCCAAGCTATCCCGCATCCTGGATGTGGCTCAGGACTTGAAG TCTCTATCGATGCTGCTGAATGGTACTCCATTTGCCTTTGTTATTGACCTTGCTGCACTTGCCTCTCGCCGTGAATACCTCAAACTTGACAAATGGCTCACTGACAAAATTCGAGAGCACGGG GAGCCGTTCATCCAGGCGTGTGTCACATTCCTGAAGAGACGTTGTCCCTCTATCATGGGTGGTTTGGCCCCAGAGAAAGACCAGCCGAAAAGTGCTCAACTTCCTCCTGAAACACTGGCTACCATGCTTGCTTGTCTGCAGTCTTGTGCTGG GAGTGTGTCTCAAGAGCTGTCAGAGACAATCTTGACCATGGTGGCCAACTGCAGCAATGTGATGAACAAGGCCAGGCAGCCGCCACCAGGAGTCTTGCCAAAGGGACGAGCTCCCAGCACCAGCAGCTTAGATGCTATTTCACCTGTGCAG ATGGACCCTCTCTCTGCGATGGGCTCTTTGAGTCTAGGTGTCTCGTCCACCTCTCACACCCCGAGCATGCAAGGATTCCCCAACCTGCAGGGCTCTGCCTTCAGTAACCCCCAGTCCCCAGCCAAAGCCTTCTCAAACCTGCCCAACCCTAACCCCAGTACAGCTTTCCCAATCAACCCCCTCTCTTCTCAGCTCCAAG GTCCTCTGAGCACAAGCTTGACTGGTATTGGCTCAGGTTTGGGCATGCCCGCTGTCAGCAGTGACCCCTTCGGCACCAGGAAGATGAGCACACCGGGGCTGAACCCACCCACCTTCCAGCAGA CTGACCTCTCTCAGGTGTGGCCAGAGGCAAACCAGCACTTTAGTAAGGAGATAGACGATGAGGCAAACAGCTACTTCCAGCGCATCTACAACCATCCGCCGCACCCCACGATGTCTGTGGATGAG GTGCTGGAAATGCTGCAGAGATTTAAGGACTCGAACATCAAGCGGGAACGGGAAGTTTTTAACTGCATGCTGAGGAATCTGTTTGAGGAGTACCGATTCTTCCCTCAGTATCCGGACAAAGAGCTACACATCACCGCTTGCCTCTTTGGGGGGATCATTGAGAAAGGCCTGGTCACATACATGGCACTGGGCTTGGCCTTACGATATGTCCTGGAAGCCTTACGCAAACCTTTCGGATCAAAGATGTATTACTTTGGAATCGCTGCACTAGATAGATTTAAAAATAG ACTGAAGGACTATCCCCAATATTGTCAGCACTTGGCGTCAATAGCCCATTTCCTGCAGTTTCCGCACCATTTACAAGAG TATATAGAGTATGGCCAGCAGTCCAGAGACCCTCCTGTGAAGATGCAAGGCTCCATTACCACCCCAGGTAGCCTGGCTTTAGCCCAGGCTCAAGCTCAGTCTCAGACCCCCAAAGCCCCTCAACCTGGCCAGGCCAGCACCTTAGTGACCACAGCCACCACAACCACAACCGCTGCCAAAACCACCACCATCACGAGACCTACAGCTGTTGGACCGAAGAAGGACGTGCCA ccttcaaTCAACACCACAAACATTGACACCTTGTTGGTGGCCACAGACCAAACCGAAAGGATCGTTGAGCCCCCAGAGAATGTTCAGGAGAAGATTGCATTCATCTTCAACAACTTGTCCCAATCAAACATGTCCCAAAAG GTGGAGGAGCTGAAAGAGACTGTGAAAGAAGAATTCATGCCCTGGGTCTCTCAGTACCTGGTTATGAAGCGTGTCAGCATTGAGCCCAACTTCCACAGCCTGTATTCTAACTTCCTGGACACACTGAAAAACCCAGAGTTTGTCAAGATGGTTCTCAATGAGACTTACAGAAACATCAAG gtcCTTCTTACCTCTGATAAGGCAGCTGCTAACTTCTCAGATCGATCCCTGCTGAAGAATTTGGGTCACTGGCTTGGAATGATCACCCTAGCTAAAAACAAACCCATCCTGTACACA GACCTGGAGCTGAAATCTCTCTTGCTGGAGGCTTATGTGAAAGGCCAACAGGAGTTACTGTATGTCGTCCCCTTTGTGGCCAAAGTCTTGGAGTCAAGTCTACGGAGTGTG ATCTTCAGACCGCAGAACCCTTGGACCATGGGTATCATGAATGTACTGGCTGAGCTCCACCAGGAACATGACTTAAAG CTTAACCTCAAGTTTGAGATTGAGGTGCTCTGCAAGAATCTGTCTTTGGACATCAGTGAGCTAAAACCAGGAAACCTACTGAGAGACAAAGAGAAGCTGAAGAACTTAGAGGAACAGCTCTCTGCACCAAAGAAAGAGACCAAGCCTCCTGAAGAGATGCTGCCTATAGTTACAACAG ATTCTGTTCCATTTACAGCTGCTCCGTCAACTCCGGCCACCACCACGACCTGTACGGCTACTGGACCGCCCACACCACAGTTCAGCTACCATGACATCAATGTGTATGCCCTGGCTGGCCTGGCCCCACACATCAACATCAATATTAAC ATCCCATTACTACAGGCCCACCCTCAGCTGAAGCAGTGTGTGAGACCCGCAATTGAGCGTGCTGTACAGGAACTGGTTCACCCAGTGGTGGACCGATCCATCAAGATCGCCATGACCACCTGTGAGCAGATAGTCAGGAAGGACTTCGCACTAGATTCTGAGGAGTCTCACATGCGTGTGGCCGCCCACCACATGATGCGTAACCTGACCGCTGGCATGGCCATGATCACCTGCAGGGAGCCTCTGCTCATGAGCATTGCCACCAACCTGAAGAACAGCTTTGCTGCAGCTCTTAGG GCTCCCACACCTCAGCAGAGAGAGATGATGGAAGAGGCAGCTGCTCGTGTTGCACAGGACAACTGTGAGCTTGCTTGTTGCTTTATACAGAAGACAGCAGTGGAGAAAGCTGGACCAGAGATGGACAAGAGACTGGCAACT GAATTCGAGCTAAGGAAGCACGCTCGCCAAGAAGGCCGTCGCTACTGTGACCCCATGGTGCTCACCTATCAGGCTGAGCGCATGCCAGAGCAGATCAGACTGAAG GTCGGTGGAGTGGATCCTAAACAGCTGGCTGTTTATGAGGAGTTCGCCCGTAATGTTCCAGGCTTCCTACCCAGTAATGACCTGTCTCAGCCCACTGGTTTCCTTGCCCAACCAATGAAG CAACAGGCATGGCCTACAGATGATGTGGCTCACATCTATGATAAGTGCATTTCAGACCTGGAGCAGCACCTGCATGCAATTCCACCTGCCCTGGCCATGAACCCACAGACCCAGGCCATACGTAGCCTTCTGGAGGCTGTTGTCATGGCTAGAAACTCCCGTGATGGCATCGCTGCCCTGGGCCTTTTGCAGAAG GCTGTCGAGGGTCTGCTGGATGCCACCAGTGGTGCTGATCCTGATCTTTTACTGAGCTACAGGGagtgccacctactggtgcTGAAGGCCCTACAAGACGGTCGTGCCTACGGCCCACAGTGGTGCAACAAACAAATCACCAG ATGCCTGATTGAGTGCAGAGATGAATACAAGTACAACGTTGAGGCCGTAGAGCTCCTCATCAGAAACCACCTGGTCAACATGCAGCAGTATGACTTACACCTGGCTCAG tCCATGGAAAACGGGCTCAACTACATGGCCGTAGCATTCGCCATGCAGCTGGTGAAGCTCCTACTGGTTGACGAACGTAGCGTGAGTCACATCACTGAAGCAGATCTCTTCCACACCATTGAGACGCTGATGAGGACCAATGCCCACTCCAGAGCCAATGCTCCTGAAGG TTTGCCCCAGCTGATGGATGTTGTCCGCTCCAACTACGAGGCCATGATCGATCGTCATCATGGTGGGCCGAACTTCATGATGCACTCTGGGATTTCTCAAGCCTCTGAGTACGATGACCCACCAGGCCTTAGAGAGAAGGCAGAGTACCTGCTCAGAGAATGGGTCAACCTGTACCACTCAGCAGCTGCAGGAAGAGACAGCACCAAGGCCTTCTCTGCATTTGTTGGCCAG ATGCACCAGCAGGGCATCCTGAAGACCGATGACCTGATCACTCGCTTCTTCCGGCTGTGCACAGAAATGTGCGTGGAGATCAGTTACCGTGCTCAAGCCGAACAGCAGCACCCGACCACCAGCCCCGCCATCATCAGAGCCAAGTGCTACCATAACCTGGATGCTTTTGTTCGGCTCATTGCGCTTCTTGTCAAACACTCCGGAGAGGCCACCAACACGGTCACCAAAATTAACCTGCTCAACAAG GTTCTAGGCATTGTGGTGGGTGTATTGATCCAGGATCACGATGTGAGGCAGACAGAGTTCCAGCAGCTTCCGTACCACAGAATCTTCATCATGCTCCTGCTGGAGCTTAACGCACCAGAGCATGTGCTGGAGACCATCAACTTCCAGACCCTCACTGCCTTCTG CAACACCTTCCATATCCTGAGGCCAACTAAAGCACCTGGTTTTGTCTATGCTTGGCTGGAGCTCATCTCGCACCGCATCTTCATTGCCAGGATGCTTGCGCATACCCCACAACAGAAG GGTTGGCCAATGTATGCCCAGCTGCTGATAGACTTGTTCAAGTATCTTGCACCCTTCTTAAGGAATGTTGAACTCAACAAACCTATGCAAATTCTCTACAAG GGAACACTTCGTGTGCTGCTTGTCCTGCTACATGACTTTCCAGAATTCCTGTGCGACTACCATTATGGCTTCTGCGATGTCATCCCTCCCAACTGCATCCAGCTGAGGAACCTGATCCTGAGTGCCTTCCCCCGCAACATGAGGCTTCCAGACCCCTTCACCCCTAATCTGAAG GTGGATATGCTGAGTGAGATCAACATCGCACCCCGCATCCTCACTAACTTCACCGGTGTGATGCCGTCCCAGTTTAAGAAGGATCTTGACTCCTACCTCAAGACCCGTTCTCCTGTCACCTTCCTTTCTGAGCTGCGCAGCAACCTGCAG GTGTCCAACGAGCCAGGCAACCGTTACAACATTCAGCTGATCAATGCTCTGGTGCTCTACGTTGGAACCCAGGCCATTGCCCACATCCACAACAAGGGCAGCACTCCCTCCATGAGCACCATCACTCACTCGGCTCACATGGACATATTCCAGAACCTCGCAGTCGATCTAGACACTGAGG GCCGCTATCTGTTCCTGAATGCGATAGCCAATCAGCTGCGTTATCCAAACAGCCACACACACTACTTTAGCTGTACCATGCTGTATCTGTTTGCCGAGGCCAACGCTGAAGCCATTCAAGAGCAGATCACCAG GGTCCTGCTGGAGAGGCTGATTGTGAACAGGCCGCACCCGTGGGGTCTGCTCATCACCTTCATTGAGCTGATCAAGAACCCTGCCTTTAAGTTCTGGAGCCATGATTTTGTGCACTGTGCCCCAGAGATCGAGAA gttgTTCCAGTCGGTGGCTCAGTGCTGCATGGGGCAGAAGCAGGCCCAGCAGGTGATGGAGGGAACTGGTGCCAGTTAG